From a single Sus scrofa isolate TJ Tabasco breed Duroc chromosome 13, Sscrofa11.1, whole genome shotgun sequence genomic region:
- the EIF4G1 gene encoding eukaryotic translation initiation factor 4 gamma 1 (The RefSeq protein has 1 substitution, 1 non-frameshifting indel compared to this genomic sequence): MNKAPQPTGPPPAPSPGLPQPAFPPGQTAPVVFSTPQATQMNTPSQPRQHFYPSRAQPPSSAASRVQSAAPARPGPAAHVYPAGSQVMMIPSQISYPASQGAYYIPGQGRSTYVVPTQQYPVQPGAPSFYPGANPTEFGTYAGAYYPAQGVQQFPTGVAPAPVLMNQPPQIAPKRERKTIRIRDPNQGGKDITEEIMSGARTASTPTPPQMGGGLEPQANGETPQVAVVVRPDDRSQGASTGDRSGLPGPEHSPSESQPSSPSPTPSPPPILEPGSEPDLTVLSIPGDTLTAGMMQMSVEESTPITRETGESYCLSPEPTPLAEPILEVEVTLSKPVPESEFSSSPLQVPTPLASHKVEILPEPNGTVTSENLEPEVESSPELAPLPSPACPSESPMPIAPTAQPEELLNGAPSPPAVDLSPVSEPEEQAKEASASVAPPTILSATPAVSPPAASLAQEENMEEEEEEEEEGEAEGEKGGEEPLPLESTPAPAHLSQNLEAAAATQVAVSVPKRRRKIKELNKKETVGDLLDAFKEVNPGVPEVENQPPLENNPSPEPEGNSVPLQPAETDETWDSKEDKIQNAENIQPAEQKYEYKSDQWKPLNLEEKKRYDREFLLGFQFIFASMQKPEGLPHISDVVLDKANKTPLRPLDPTRPQGINCGPDFTPSFANLGRPALSNRGPPRGGPGGELPRGPAGLGPRRSQQGPRKEPRKIIATVSMTEDIKLNKAEKAWKPSSKRTAADKDRGEEDADGSKTQDLFRRVRSILNKLTPQMFQQLMKQVTQLAIDTEERLKGVIDLIFEKAISEPNFSVAYANMCRCLMALKVPTTEKPTVTVNFRKLLLNRCQKEFEKDKDDDEVFEKKQKEMDEAATAEERGRLKEELEEARDTARRRSLGNIKFIGELFKLKMLTEAIMHDCVVKLLKNHDEESLECLCRLLTTIGKDLDFEKAKPRMDQYFNQMEKIIKEKKTSSRIRFMLQDVLDLRRSNWVPRRGDQGPKTIDQIHKEAEMEEHREHIKVQQLMAKGSDKRRGGPPGPPISRGLPLVDDGGWNTVPISKGSRPIDTSRLTKITKPGSIDSNNQLFAPGGRLSWGKGSSGGSGAKPSDAASEAARPATSTLNRFSALQQAVPTESTDNRRVVQRSSLSRERGEKAGDRGDRLERSERGGDRGDRLDRARTPATKRSFSKEVEERSRERPSQPEGLRKAASLTEDRDRGRDAVKREATLPPVSPPKAALSEEELEKKSKAIIEEYLHLNDMKEAVQCVQELASPSLLFIFVRHGIESTLERSAIAREHMGRLLHQLLCVGHLSTAQYYQGLYEILELAEDMEIDIPHVWLYLAELVTPILQEGGVPMGELFREITKPLRPLGKAASLLLEILGLLCKSMGPKKVGSLWREAGLSWKEFLPEGQDVSAFITAQKVEYTLGEESEAPGQRLFSSEELSRQLEKLLKEGSSNQRVFDWIEANLSEQQVASNTLVRALMTTVCYSAIIFETPLRVDVAVLKARAKLLQKYLCDEQKELQALYALQALVVTLEQPANLLRTFFDALYDEDVVKEDAFYSWESSKDPAEQQGKGVALKSVTAFFKWLREAEEEESDHN, encoded by the exons ATGAACAAAGCTCCACAGCCCACAggccccccacctgccccatccCCTGGACTCCCACAG CCAGCGTTTCCCCCGGGGCAGACAGCACCGGTGGTGTTCAGTACGCCTCAAGCGACACAAATGAACACGCCTTCTCAGCCCCGCCAG CACTTCTACCCTAGCCGGGCCCAGCCCCCGAGCAGTGCAGCCTCCCGAGTGCAGAGTGCAGCCCCTGCCCGCCCTGGCCCAGCTGCCCATGTCTACCCTGCTGGATCCCAAGTAATGATGATCCCTTCCCAGATCTCCTACCCAGCCTCCCAGGGGGCCTACTACATCCCTGGACAG GGGCGTTCCACATATGTTGTCCCGACACAGCAGTATCCTGTGCAGCCGGGAGCCCCAAGCTTCTATCCAGGTGCAAACCCTACAGAGTTTGGGACCTACG CTGGCGCCTACTACCCAGCCCAGGGTGTGCAGCAGTTTCCCACTGGTGTGGCCCCCGCCCCAGTTTTGATGAACCAGCCACCCCAGATTGCTCCCAAGAGGGAGCGGAAGACT ATCCGAATTCGAGACCCAAACCAAGGAGGGAAGGATATCACAGAGGAAATCATGTCTGGGGCCCGAACTGcctccacacccacccctccccag ATGGGAGGCGGTCTGGAGCCTCAGGCTAATGGGGAGACACCCCAGGTTGCTGTTGTAGTCCGGCCAG ATGACCGGTCGCAGGGAGCAAGCACTGGGGACCGGTCAGGGCTGCCCGGCCCAGAGCACAGCCCTTCAGAATCCCAGCCTTCATCACCTTCTCCGACCCCATCACCACCTCCAATCTTGGAACCGGGGTCTGAGCCTGATCTTACAGTCCTCTCTATTCCTGGGGACACTCTGACAGCGGGGATGATGCAGATGTCTGTGGAAGAGTCAACTCCCATAACCCGTGAAACTGGGGAGTCATACTGTCTCTCTCCAGAACCCACTCCCCTGGCTGAACCCATACTGGAAGTAGAAGTGACGCTTAGCAAACCAGTTCCGGAATCTGAGTTCTCTTCCAGTCCTCTCCAGGTTCCCACCCCCCTGGCATCTCACAAGGTGGAAATTCTTCCTGAGCCTAATGGCACAGTCACATCTGAGAATTTGGAACCAGAGGTGGAGTCAAGCCCTGAGcttgcccctctcccttccccagcttGCCCTTCTGAATCCCCCATGCCCATTGCTCCAACTGCCCAACCCGAGGAACTGCTCAACGGAGCCCCCTCGCCACCAGCTGTGGACTTAAGCCCAGTCAGTGAGCCGGAGGAACAGGCCAAGGAGGCTTCAGCATCGGTGGCTCCCCCCACCATCCTTTCTGCCACTTCAGCTGTGTCTCCTCCAGCTGCTTCCCTTGCTCAGGAGGAGAacatggaggaagaggaagaagaggaagaggaaggagaagcaggagaAGCTGAGGgtgagaagggaggagaggaacCACTCCCCCTAGAGAGCACCCCTGCTCCAGCCCACCTGTCCCAGAATTTGGAGGCAGCAGCAGCCACCCAAG tGGCAGTATCTGTGCCAAAGAGGAGACGGAAAATTAAGGAGCTCAATAAAAAGGAGACTGTAGGAGACCTTCTAGATGCCTTCAAGGAG GTGAACCCAGGAGTACCAGAGGTGGAAAACCAGCCTCCTCTAGAGAATAATCCCAGCCCAGAACCTGAGGGCAACAGTGTGCCCCTGCAGCCTGCGGAAACGGATGAGACCTGGGACTCAAAGGAGGACAAGATTCAAAATGCTGAGAACATCCAGCCCGCTGAACAGAAGTATGAATATAAGTCAG ATCAGTGGAAGCCTCTAAACCTTGAAGAGAAAAAGCGTTATGACCGTGAGTTCCTGCTTGGCTTTCAGTTCATCTTTGCCAGTATGCAGAAGCCTGAGGGATTGCCCCATATCAGTGATGTGGTGTTGGATAAG GCCAATAAGACACCGTTGCGACCGTTGGATCCCACTCGGCCTCAAGGCATAAACTGTGGCCCAGACTTCACTCCGTCCTTTGCCAACCTTGGCCGACCAGCCCTTAGCAACCGTGGGCCCCCAAGGGGTGGGCCAGGTGGGGAGCTGCCCCGAGGGCCG GCTGGCCTGGGACCCCGGCGGTCTCAGCAGGGTCCCCGAAAGGAACCACGCAAGATCATTGCCACAGTATCAATGACTGAAGACATAAAGCTGAATAAAGCAGAGAAGGCCTGGAAACCCAGCAGCAAGCGGACGGCAGCCGATAAGGACCGAGGGGAAGAGGATGCTGATGGCAGTAAAACCCAG GACCTGTTCCGCAGAGTGCGCTCCATCCTAAATAAGCTGACACCCCAGATGTTCCAGCAGCTGATGAAGCAGGTGACGCAGCTGGCCATCGACACTGAGGAACGGCTCAAGGGGGTCATTGACCTCATCTTTGAAAAGGCCATTTCAGAGCCCAACTTCTCCGTGGCCTATGCCAACATGTGCCGCTGCCTCATGGCG CTGAAAGTGCCCACTACAGAAAAGCCAACAGTGACTGTGAACTTTCGAAAACTGTTGTTGAATCGATGTCAGAAGGAgtttgaaaaagacaaagatgatgATGAGGTTTTTGAGAAGAAGCAAAAAGAGATGGATGAAGCTGCCACG GCAGAAGAACGGGGACGCCTGAAGGAAGAGTTGGAAGAAGCTCGAGACACAGCCCGGCGGCGCTCTTTAGGGAATATCAAATTTATCGGGGAATTGTTCAAACTGAAGATGTTAACAGAGGCAATCATGCACGACTGTGTGGTTAAACTCCTTAAGAACCATGATGAAGAGTCTCTTGAATGCCTTTGCCGTCTGCTCACCACCATTGGCAAAGACCTGGACTTTGAAAAGGCCAAG CCCCGAATGGATCAGTATTTTAACCAGATGgagaaaatcattaaggaaaaGAAGACTTCATCCCGAATCCGCTTTATGCTGCAAGATGTGCTGGATCTGCGACGA AGCAATTGGGTCCCGCGCCGAGGGGACCAGGGTCCCAAGACCATCGACCAGATCCACAAGGAAGCTGAGATGGAGGAGCATCGGGAGCACATAAAAGTGCAGCAGCTAATGGCCAAGGGCAGCGACAAGCGTCGGGGTGGCCCTCCAGGCCCACCCATCA gcCGTGGCCTTCCACTTGTGGATGATGGTGGCTGGAACACAGTCCCCATCAGCAAGGGCAGCCGCCCTATTGACACCTCACGACTCACCAAGATCACaaag cCTGGCTCCATCGATTCTAACAACCAGTTGTTTGCACCTGGAGGGCGATTGAGCTGGGGCAAGGGCAGCAGTGGAGGCTCAGGAGCCAAGCCCTCTGATGCAG CATCAGAAGCTGCTCGTCCAGCTACTAGTACCTTGAACCGCTTCTCAGCCCTTCAACAAGCAGTACCTACAGAAAGCACAGATAACAGACGTGTGGTACAGAG GAGTAGCTTGAGCCGGGAACGAGGTGAGAAAGCTGGGGACCGAGGAGATCGCCTAGAGCGGAGTGAACGGGGAGGTGACCGTGGGGACCGGCTTGATCGCGCACGGACGCCTGCTACCAAGCGGAGCTTCAGCAAGGAAGTGGAAGAGCGGAGTAGAGAGCGGCCCTCCCAGCCTGAGGGACTGCGTAAGGCAGCTAGCCTCACGGAGGATCGGGACCGGGGGCGGGATGCTG TGAAGCGAGAAGCCACCTTACCCCCTGTGAGCCCCCCGAAGGCAGCACTGTCCGAAGAGGAGCTGGAGAAGAAATCCAAGGCCATCATTGAGGAATACCTCCATCTCAATGACATGAAG GAGGCAGTGCAGTGTGTGCAGGAGCTGGCCTCACCCTCACTGCTCTTCATCTTTGTGCGGCACGGCATTGAGTCCACGCTAGAGCGAAGCGCCATTGCCCGTGAGCATATGGGGAGGCTGTTGCACCAGCTGCTCTGTGTTGGACACCTCTCCACTGCTCAGTACTACCAAGG GCTATATGAAATCCTAGAATTGGCCGAAGACATGGAAATTGACATCCCTCATGTGTGGCTCTACCTAGCAGAACTGGTAACGCCCATTCTGCAGGAAGGTGGGGTGCCCATGGGGGAGCTGTTCAG GGAGATTACAAAACCTCTCAGACCCCTGGGCAAAGCTGCTTCTCTGTTGCTGGAGATCCTGGGGCTCTTATGCAAAAGTATG gGTCCCAAAAAGGTGGGATCACTGTGGCGAGAGGCTGGACTCAGCTGGAAAGAATTCCTACCTGAAGGCCAGGATGTCAGCGCCTTCATCACTGCACAG AAGGTGGAGTATACCTTGGGAGAGGAGTCAGAAGCCCCTGGCCAGAGGTTATTCTCCTCTGAGGAGCTGAGCAGGCAGCTGGAGAAGCTGCTGAAGGAGGGCAGCAGTAACCAGCGGGTGTTTGACTGGATAGAG GCCAACCTGAGTGAGCAGCAGGTAGCATCCAACACATTGGTTCGAGCCCTCATGACAACTGTCTGCTATTCTGCAATTATCT TTGAGACGCCTCTCCGGGTGGATGTTGCGGTGTTGAAAGCACGAGCGAAACTGCTACAGAAATACCTGTGTGATGAGCAGAAGGAGCTGCAGGCGCTCTATGCTCTCCAGGCCCTTGTAGTGACCTTAGAACAGCCCGCCA
- the EIF4G1 gene encoding eukaryotic translation initiation factor 4 gamma 1 isoform X8: MNKAPQPTGPPPAPSPGLPQHFYPSRAQPPSSAASRVQSAAPARPGPAAHVYPAGSQVMMIPSQISYPASQGAYYIPGQGRSTYVVPTQQYPVQPGAPSFYPGANPTEFGTYAGAYYPAQGVQQFPTGVAPAPVLMNQPPQIAPKRERKTIRIRDPNQGGKDITEEIMSGARTASTPTPPQMGGGLEPQANGETPQVAVVVRPDDRSQGASTGDRSGLPGPEHSPSESQPSSPSPTPSPPPILEPGSEPDLTVLSIPGDTLTAGMMQMSVEESTPITRETGESYCLSPEPTPLAEPILEVEVTLSKPVPESEFSSSPLQVPTPLASHKVEILPEPNGTVTSENLEPEVESSPELAPLPSPACPSESPMPIAPTAQPEELLNGAPSPPAVDLSPVSEPEEQAKEASASVAPPTILSATSAVSPPAASLAQEENMEEEEEEEEEGEAGEAEGEKGGEEPLPLESTPAPAHLSQNLEAAAATQVAVSVPKRRRKIKELNKKETVGDLLDAFKEVNPGVPEVENQPPLENNPSPEPEGNSVPLQPAETDETWDSKEDKIQNAENIQPAEQKYEYKSDQWKPLNLEEKKRYDREFLLGFQFIFASMQKPEGLPHISDVVLDKANKTPLRPLDPTRPQGINCGPDFTPSFANLGRPALSNRGPPRGGPGGELPRGPAGLGPRRSQQGPRKEPRKIIATVSMTEDIKLNKAEKAWKPSSKRTAADKDRGEEDADGSKTQDLFRRVRSILNKLTPQMFQQLMKQVTQLAIDTEERLKGVIDLIFEKAISEPNFSVAYANMCRCLMALKVPTTEKPTVTVNFRKLLLNRCQKEFEKDKDDDEVFEKKQKEMDEAATAEERGRLKEELEEARDTARRRSLGNIKFIGELFKLKMLTEAIMHDCVVKLLKNHDEESLECLCRLLTTIGKDLDFEKAKPRMDQYFNQMEKIIKEKKTSSRIRFMLQDVLDLRRSNWVPRRGDQGPKTIDQIHKEAEMEEHREHIKVQQLMAKGSDKRRGGPPGPPISRGLPLVDDGGWNTVPISKGSRPIDTSRLTKITKPGSIDSNNQLFAPGGRLSWGKGSSGGSGAKPSDAASEAARPATSTLNRFSALQQAVPTESTDNRRVVQRSSLSRERGEKAGDRGDRLERSERGGDRGDRLDRARTPATKRSFSKEVEERSRERPSQPEGLRKAASLTEDRDRGRDAVKREATLPPVSPPKAALSEEELEKKSKAIIEEYLHLNDMKEAVQCVQELASPSLLFIFVRHGIESTLERSAIAREHMGRLLHQLLCVGHLSTAQYYQGLYEILELAEDMEIDIPHVWLYLAELVTPILQEGGVPMGELFREITKPLRPLGKAASLLLEILGLLCKSMGPKKVGSLWREAGLSWKEFLPEGQDVSAFITAQKVEYTLGEESEAPGQRLFSSEELSRQLEKLLKEGSSNQRVFDWIEANLSEQQVASNTLVRALMTTVCYSAIIFETPLRVDVAVLKARAKLLQKYLCDEQKELQALYALQALVVTLEQPANLLRTFFDALYDEDVVKEDAFYSWESSKDPAEQQGKGVALKSVTAFFKWLREAEEEESDHN, from the exons ATGAACAAAGCTCCACAGCCCACAggccccccacctgccccatccCCTGGACTCCCACAG CACTTCTACCCTAGCCGGGCCCAGCCCCCGAGCAGTGCAGCCTCCCGAGTGCAGAGTGCAGCCCCTGCCCGCCCTGGCCCAGCTGCCCATGTCTACCCTGCTGGATCCCAAGTAATGATGATCCCTTCCCAGATCTCCTACCCAGCCTCCCAGGGGGCCTACTACATCCCTGGACAG GGGCGTTCCACATATGTTGTCCCGACACAGCAGTATCCTGTGCAGCCGGGAGCCCCAAGCTTCTATCCAGGTGCAAACCCTACAGAGTTTGGGACCTACG CTGGCGCCTACTACCCAGCCCAGGGTGTGCAGCAGTTTCCCACTGGTGTGGCCCCCGCCCCAGTTTTGATGAACCAGCCACCCCAGATTGCTCCCAAGAGGGAGCGGAAGACT ATCCGAATTCGAGACCCAAACCAAGGAGGGAAGGATATCACAGAGGAAATCATGTCTGGGGCCCGAACTGcctccacacccacccctccccag ATGGGAGGCGGTCTGGAGCCTCAGGCTAATGGGGAGACACCCCAGGTTGCTGTTGTAGTCCGGCCAG ATGACCGGTCGCAGGGAGCAAGCACTGGGGACCGGTCAGGGCTGCCCGGCCCAGAGCACAGCCCTTCAGAATCCCAGCCTTCATCACCTTCTCCGACCCCATCACCACCTCCAATCTTGGAACCGGGGTCTGAGCCTGATCTTACAGTCCTCTCTATTCCTGGGGACACTCTGACAGCGGGGATGATGCAGATGTCTGTGGAAGAGTCAACTCCCATAACCCGTGAAACTGGGGAGTCATACTGTCTCTCTCCAGAACCCACTCCCCTGGCTGAACCCATACTGGAAGTAGAAGTGACGCTTAGCAAACCAGTTCCGGAATCTGAGTTCTCTTCCAGTCCTCTCCAGGTTCCCACCCCCCTGGCATCTCACAAGGTGGAAATTCTTCCTGAGCCTAATGGCACAGTCACATCTGAGAATTTGGAACCAGAGGTGGAGTCAAGCCCTGAGcttgcccctctcccttccccagcttGCCCTTCTGAATCCCCCATGCCCATTGCTCCAACTGCCCAACCCGAGGAACTGCTCAACGGAGCCCCCTCGCCACCAGCTGTGGACTTAAGCCCAGTCAGTGAGCCGGAGGAACAGGCCAAGGAGGCTTCAGCATCGGTGGCTCCCCCCACCATCCTTTCTGCCACTTCAGCTGTGTCTCCTCCAGCTGCTTCCCTTGCTCAGGAGGAGAacatggaggaagaggaagaagaggaagaggaaggagaagcaggagaAGCTGAGGgtgagaagggaggagaggaacCACTCCCCCTAGAGAGCACCCCTGCTCCAGCCCACCTGTCCCAGAATTTGGAGGCAGCAGCAGCCACCCAAG tGGCAGTATCTGTGCCAAAGAGGAGACGGAAAATTAAGGAGCTCAATAAAAAGGAGACTGTAGGAGACCTTCTAGATGCCTTCAAGGAG GTGAACCCAGGAGTACCAGAGGTGGAAAACCAGCCTCCTCTAGAGAATAATCCCAGCCCAGAACCTGAGGGCAACAGTGTGCCCCTGCAGCCTGCGGAAACGGATGAGACCTGGGACTCAAAGGAGGACAAGATTCAAAATGCTGAGAACATCCAGCCCGCTGAACAGAAGTATGAATATAAGTCAG ATCAGTGGAAGCCTCTAAACCTTGAAGAGAAAAAGCGTTATGACCGTGAGTTCCTGCTTGGCTTTCAGTTCATCTTTGCCAGTATGCAGAAGCCTGAGGGATTGCCCCATATCAGTGATGTGGTGTTGGATAAG GCCAATAAGACACCGTTGCGACCGTTGGATCCCACTCGGCCTCAAGGCATAAACTGTGGCCCAGACTTCACTCCGTCCTTTGCCAACCTTGGCCGACCAGCCCTTAGCAACCGTGGGCCCCCAAGGGGTGGGCCAGGTGGGGAGCTGCCCCGAGGGCCG GCTGGCCTGGGACCCCGGCGGTCTCAGCAGGGTCCCCGAAAGGAACCACGCAAGATCATTGCCACAGTATCAATGACTGAAGACATAAAGCTGAATAAAGCAGAGAAGGCCTGGAAACCCAGCAGCAAGCGGACGGCAGCCGATAAGGACCGAGGGGAAGAGGATGCTGATGGCAGTAAAACCCAG GACCTGTTCCGCAGAGTGCGCTCCATCCTAAATAAGCTGACACCCCAGATGTTCCAGCAGCTGATGAAGCAGGTGACGCAGCTGGCCATCGACACTGAGGAACGGCTCAAGGGGGTCATTGACCTCATCTTTGAAAAGGCCATTTCAGAGCCCAACTTCTCCGTGGCCTATGCCAACATGTGCCGCTGCCTCATGGCG CTGAAAGTGCCCACTACAGAAAAGCCAACAGTGACTGTGAACTTTCGAAAACTGTTGTTGAATCGATGTCAGAAGGAgtttgaaaaagacaaagatgatgATGAGGTTTTTGAGAAGAAGCAAAAAGAGATGGATGAAGCTGCCACG GCAGAAGAACGGGGACGCCTGAAGGAAGAGTTGGAAGAAGCTCGAGACACAGCCCGGCGGCGCTCTTTAGGGAATATCAAATTTATCGGGGAATTGTTCAAACTGAAGATGTTAACAGAGGCAATCATGCACGACTGTGTGGTTAAACTCCTTAAGAACCATGATGAAGAGTCTCTTGAATGCCTTTGCCGTCTGCTCACCACCATTGGCAAAGACCTGGACTTTGAAAAGGCCAAG CCCCGAATGGATCAGTATTTTAACCAGATGgagaaaatcattaaggaaaaGAAGACTTCATCCCGAATCCGCTTTATGCTGCAAGATGTGCTGGATCTGCGACGA AGCAATTGGGTCCCGCGCCGAGGGGACCAGGGTCCCAAGACCATCGACCAGATCCACAAGGAAGCTGAGATGGAGGAGCATCGGGAGCACATAAAAGTGCAGCAGCTAATGGCCAAGGGCAGCGACAAGCGTCGGGGTGGCCCTCCAGGCCCACCCATCA gcCGTGGCCTTCCACTTGTGGATGATGGTGGCTGGAACACAGTCCCCATCAGCAAGGGCAGCCGCCCTATTGACACCTCACGACTCACCAAGATCACaaag cCTGGCTCCATCGATTCTAACAACCAGTTGTTTGCACCTGGAGGGCGATTGAGCTGGGGCAAGGGCAGCAGTGGAGGCTCAGGAGCCAAGCCCTCTGATGCAG CATCAGAAGCTGCTCGTCCAGCTACTAGTACCTTGAACCGCTTCTCAGCCCTTCAACAAGCAGTACCTACAGAAAGCACAGATAACAGACGTGTGGTACAGAG GAGTAGCTTGAGCCGGGAACGAGGTGAGAAAGCTGGGGACCGAGGAGATCGCCTAGAGCGGAGTGAACGGGGAGGTGACCGTGGGGACCGGCTTGATCGCGCACGGACGCCTGCTACCAAGCGGAGCTTCAGCAAGGAAGTGGAAGAGCGGAGTAGAGAGCGGCCCTCCCAGCCTGAGGGACTGCGTAAGGCAGCTAGCCTCACGGAGGATCGGGACCGGGGGCGGGATGCTG TGAAGCGAGAAGCCACCTTACCCCCTGTGAGCCCCCCGAAGGCAGCACTGTCCGAAGAGGAGCTGGAGAAGAAATCCAAGGCCATCATTGAGGAATACCTCCATCTCAATGACATGAAG GAGGCAGTGCAGTGTGTGCAGGAGCTGGCCTCACCCTCACTGCTCTTCATCTTTGTGCGGCACGGCATTGAGTCCACGCTAGAGCGAAGCGCCATTGCCCGTGAGCATATGGGGAGGCTGTTGCACCAGCTGCTCTGTGTTGGACACCTCTCCACTGCTCAGTACTACCAAGG GCTATATGAAATCCTAGAATTGGCCGAAGACATGGAAATTGACATCCCTCATGTGTGGCTCTACCTAGCAGAACTGGTAACGCCCATTCTGCAGGAAGGTGGGGTGCCCATGGGGGAGCTGTTCAG GGAGATTACAAAACCTCTCAGACCCCTGGGCAAAGCTGCTTCTCTGTTGCTGGAGATCCTGGGGCTCTTATGCAAAAGTATG gGTCCCAAAAAGGTGGGATCACTGTGGCGAGAGGCTGGACTCAGCTGGAAAGAATTCCTACCTGAAGGCCAGGATGTCAGCGCCTTCATCACTGCACAG AAGGTGGAGTATACCTTGGGAGAGGAGTCAGAAGCCCCTGGCCAGAGGTTATTCTCCTCTGAGGAGCTGAGCAGGCAGCTGGAGAAGCTGCTGAAGGAGGGCAGCAGTAACCAGCGGGTGTTTGACTGGATAGAG GCCAACCTGAGTGAGCAGCAGGTAGCATCCAACACATTGGTTCGAGCCCTCATGACAACTGTCTGCTATTCTGCAATTATCT TTGAGACGCCTCTCCGGGTGGATGTTGCGGTGTTGAAAGCACGAGCGAAACTGCTACAGAAATACCTGTGTGATGAGCAGAAGGAGCTGCAGGCGCTCTATGCTCTCCAGGCCCTTGTAGTGACCTTAGAACAGCCCGCCA